From the genome of Drosophila melanogaster chromosome 2L, one region includes:
- the Dpp10 gene encoding dipeptidyl peptidase 10, isoform C produces MPEQDNYDDELVSSNPNQRNWRGILIALLVIIIVLALIVTSVVLLTPPDEGPRVKGQRIKLQDIVDGLFVPQHSNGSWIDGEEFLYQDHLGRICLLNAANRSERVLMSNVTFKTLSPFTFTISADKRYLLLAQNVVKLFRHSYLAQYTLYDIQTSESIKLRHSPHQDEWPYLHYARFTPAGNALVWVQSYDIYYREEVRSASVHRITHDAVPGVVYNGIPDWLYEEEILHANNAIWMSDNGQLMLYATFNDTHVQEQHFAWYGTTGPSAGGAAAAAAVGAGGAGTGSPGAGGSNPHASLYPEIRSLRYPKPGTQNPTVTLRVADLKDPLKVHITDLHPPQIIANEDHYFSSASWVSHSKIAVVWLNRPQNISVVSVCKAPLFQCIETHRVSGDGRGWVDTVAVPLFAANASIYVAISPLRDGLFGYFRHIVHVDIDKNRVLPLTHGPYEVNRLLHWDQLDNWIYFLGTPERLPSQQHLYRVSALPARQGQALRSPDCLTCPAVSQWSEGYDEGHTKSPPKLVTAWDDDWEDSEEAEAQPPQPALPVEQQPPGRGQSAPLPPPPSDCLYHEAKFPISRQAKYVLIDCLGPVVPTSILYGLKSAAADSAKTKRHSTQQEEPPTEGGDEKPGEEPKSQFLELLVIVQNNTRLKEKMAKTAMPQIKTFPVMISGGYHAQVRLYLPPVLREDEITRYPTILHVYSGPGSQLVTDHWHVDWNTYLSGSKDYIVVEIDGRGSAGQGYQLLHEVYKRLGSVEVSDQLEVSEYLRDNLHFIDSRRMGVWGWSYGGYTAALALAGQQSIFQCGISVSPVTNWKLYDSTYAERYLSFPNVTDNYKGYEESDLSKYVDNLRDRQFLLVHGTADDNVHVQQSMVLARSLTSKGVLYKQQIYPDEGHSLSGVKRHLYRSMTAFFEDCFKKLVPPESKAGLGNGGDMQQQ; encoded by the exons TTGGTCTCCAGCAATCCCAACCAACGGAACTGGCGCGGAATTCTCATCGCGCTGCTGGTCATCATCATTGTGCTGGCCCTGATTGTTACATCGGTG GTGCTGCTCACGCCCCCCGATGAGGGACCGCGGGTCAAAGGGCAGCGCATCAAGCTGCAGGACATCGTCGATGGCCTCTTCGTGCCGCAGCACTCCAACGGCAGCTGGATCGATG gcGAGGAGTTCCTGTACCAGGACCATTTGGGTCGCATCTGTCTGCTGAATGCAGCCAATCGCTCGGAACGTGTCCTCATGTCCAATGTGACATTT AAAACCCTGTCACCCTTCACCTTCACCATATCGGCGGACAAGCGCTATCTGCTTCTGGCCCAGAATGTTGTGAAACTATTCCGGCACTCGTACTTGGCCCAGTACACGCTCTACGACATTCAGACCAG CGAGAGCATCAAGCTGCGCCACAGTCCGCACCAGGATGAATGGCCATACCTGCACTACGCACGATTTACGCCAGCTGGAAACGCACTGGTCTGGGTCCAGAGCTACGATATCTATTACCGAGAGGAGGTCCGCAGTGCGTCCGTGCATCGGATTACCCACGATGCGGTGCCCGGAGTGGTGTACAACGGCATTCCCGATTGGCTGTACGAAG AGGAGATCCTTCATGCAAATAATGCAATTTGGATGTCCGACAATGGCCAACTGATGCTGTATGCCACCTTCAACGACACGCACGTCCAGGAGCAGCACTTCGCCTGGTACGGCACGACGGGTCCGTCCGCCggtggagcagcagctgcagcggcagtCGGCGCTGGAGGAGCCGGAACTGGGAGCCCAGGAGCTGGCGGCAGTAATCCGCATGCCAGCCTGTATCCGGAAATCAGGTCCTTACG CTACCCCAAGCCGGGCACTCAGAATCCCACGGTAACCCTACGAGTGGCTGACCTAAAGGATCCGCTGAAAGTTCACATCACCGACCTGCATCCTCCTCAGATTATAGCCAATGA AGATCACTACTTCAGCAGTGCCAGTTGGGTGAGTCACTCGAAGATCGCGGTGGTGTGGCTAAATCGTCCGCAAAACATCTCGGTGGTCAGTGTGTGTAAGGCTCCATTGTTCCAGTGCATCGAG ACCCACCGGGTGAGCGGAGATGGACGTGGTTGGGTGGACACTGTCGCAGTGCCGCTGTTTGCCGCCAATGCCAGCATCTACGTGGCCATATCCCCGCTACGAGATGGACTGTTTG GCTATTTCCGGCACATTGTGCACGTGGACATCGACAAGAACCGCGTGCTGCCCCTCACCCATGGGCCGTACGAAGTGAATCGATTGCTGCACTGGGATCAGCTGGATAATTGGAT TTACTTTCTGGGAACTCCGGAGCGTCTTCCTTCGCAGCAGCATCTGTATCGCGTATCCGCCCTGCCGGCCCGCCAAGGTCAGGCGCTTCGCTCACCCGACTGTCTGACTTGTCCGGCAGTGTCGCAGTGGTCCGAGGGCTACGACGAAGGTCACACCAAGTCGCCGCCCAAGCTGGTGACCGCCTGGGACGATGACTGGGAGGATTCCGAGGAAGCGGAGGCTCAACCGCCGCAGCCAGCTCTGCCGGTGGAGCAACAGCCTCCGGGGCGGGGTCAAAGTGCTCCACTGCCACCGCCTCCCAGTGATTGCCTGTACCACGAGGCGAAGTTTCCAATTTCGCGGCAGGCGAAGTACGTACTAATCGATTGCCTGGGACCAGTGGTACCCACCTCCATACTATACGGCTTGAAATCCGCCGCTGCGGACAGTGCCAAGACGAAACGACACAGCACCCAGCAGGAAGAACCACCCACGGAGGGTGGTGATGAGAAACCAGGGGAGGAGCCGAAGTCTCAGTTCCTGGAACTCCTGGTCATCGTGCAGAATAACACGCGCTTGAAGGAGAAGATGGCCAAGACGGCTATGCCGCAAATCAAGACCTTCCCCGTGATGATCTCCGGCGGTTATCATGCCCAGGTTCGACTATATCTGCCGCCTGTGCTGCGCGAGGACGAGATAACACGGTATCCCACCATTCTGCATGTTTACTCCGGACCCGGCAGTCAGCTGGTCACCGATCACTGGCACGTCGATTGGAACACCTATTTGTCCGGCAGCAAGGATTACATTGTCGTTGAGATCGACGGACGGGGATCTGCTGGACAGGGCTACCAGCTGCTCCACGAGGTCTACAAGCGTCTGGGCAGCGTGGAGGTCTCCGATCAACTGGAGGTGAGCGAGTACCTCAGGGATAACCTGCACTTCATCGACTCACGCAGAATGGGCGTCTGGGGCTGGAGTTACGGAGGATACACAGCCGCATTGGCCCTCGCCGGACAGCAGTCCATTTTCCAGTGCGGCATCAGTGTGTCACCGGTTACCAATTGGAAGTTATATG ATTCCACGTATGCGGAACGCTATCTGAGTTTCCCCAACGTGACGGACAACTACAAGGGCTACGAGGAGAGTGACCTGTCCAAGTACGTGGACAACCTGCGGGATCGCCAGTTCCTGCTGGTCCACGGAACCGCCGACGATAATGTCCATGTGCAGCAATCTATGGTCCTGGCCCGTTCTCTGACCAGCAAGGGAGTGCTCTATAAGCAGCAGATATATCCGGATGAGGGGCACAGCCTTTCGGGGGTTAAGCGGCACTTGTACCGCTCGATGACCGCCTTCTTTGAGGATTGTTTCAAGAAACTG GTGCCGCCGGAGTCGAAAGCTGGTCTTGGCAATGGCGGCGATATGCAAcagcaataa
- the Dpp10 gene encoding dipeptidyl peptidase 10, isoform B, whose amino-acid sequence MPEQDNYDDELVSSNPNQRNWRGILIALLVIIIVLALIVTSVVLLTPPDEGPRVKGQRIKLQDIVDGLFVPQHSNGSWIDGEEFLYQDHLGRICLLNAANRSERVLMSNVTFKTLSPFTFTISADKRYLLLAQNVVKLFRHSYLAQYTLYDIQTSESIKLRHSPHQDEWPYLHYARFTPAGNALVWVQSYDIYYREEVRSASVHRITHDAVPGVVYNGIPDWLYEEEILHANNAIWMSDNGQLMLYATFNDTHVQEQHFAWYGTTGPSAGGAAAAAAVGAGGAGTGSPGAGGSNPHASLYPEIRSLRYPKPGTQNPTVTLRVADLKDPLKVHITDLHPPQIIANEDHYFSSASWVSHSKIAVVWLNRPQNISVVSVCKAPLFQCIETHRVSGDGRGWVDTVAVPLFAANASIYVAISPLRDGLFGYFRHIVHVDIDKNRVLPLTHGPYEVNRLLHWDQLDNWIYFLGTPERLPSQQHLYRVSALPARQGQALRSPDCLTCPAVSQWSEGYDEGHTKSPPKLVTAWDDDWEDSEEAEAQPPQPALPVEQQPPGRGQSAPLPPPPSDCLYHEAKFPISRQAKYVLIDCLGPVVPTSILYGLKSAAADSAKTKRHSTQQEEPPTEGGDEKPGEEPKSQFLELLVIVQNNTRLKEKMAKTAMPQIKTFPVMISGGYHAQVRLYLPPVLREDEITRYPTILHVYSGPGSQLVTDHWHVDWNTYLSGSKDYIVVEIDGRGSAGQGYQLLHEVYKRLGSVEVSDQLEVSEYLRDNLHFIDSRRMGVWGWSYGGYTAALALAGQQSIFQCGISVSPVTNWKLYDSTYAERYLSFPNVTDNYKGYEESDLSKYVDNLRDRQFLLVHGTADDNVHVQQSMVLARSLTSKGVLYKQQIYPDEGHSLSGVKRHLYRSMTAFFEDCFKKLIDQQQQNQTDSMDFLDFHSFYGR is encoded by the exons TTGGTCTCCAGCAATCCCAACCAACGGAACTGGCGCGGAATTCTCATCGCGCTGCTGGTCATCATCATTGTGCTGGCCCTGATTGTTACATCGGTG GTGCTGCTCACGCCCCCCGATGAGGGACCGCGGGTCAAAGGGCAGCGCATCAAGCTGCAGGACATCGTCGATGGCCTCTTCGTGCCGCAGCACTCCAACGGCAGCTGGATCGATG gcGAGGAGTTCCTGTACCAGGACCATTTGGGTCGCATCTGTCTGCTGAATGCAGCCAATCGCTCGGAACGTGTCCTCATGTCCAATGTGACATTT AAAACCCTGTCACCCTTCACCTTCACCATATCGGCGGACAAGCGCTATCTGCTTCTGGCCCAGAATGTTGTGAAACTATTCCGGCACTCGTACTTGGCCCAGTACACGCTCTACGACATTCAGACCAG CGAGAGCATCAAGCTGCGCCACAGTCCGCACCAGGATGAATGGCCATACCTGCACTACGCACGATTTACGCCAGCTGGAAACGCACTGGTCTGGGTCCAGAGCTACGATATCTATTACCGAGAGGAGGTCCGCAGTGCGTCCGTGCATCGGATTACCCACGATGCGGTGCCCGGAGTGGTGTACAACGGCATTCCCGATTGGCTGTACGAAG AGGAGATCCTTCATGCAAATAATGCAATTTGGATGTCCGACAATGGCCAACTGATGCTGTATGCCACCTTCAACGACACGCACGTCCAGGAGCAGCACTTCGCCTGGTACGGCACGACGGGTCCGTCCGCCggtggagcagcagctgcagcggcagtCGGCGCTGGAGGAGCCGGAACTGGGAGCCCAGGAGCTGGCGGCAGTAATCCGCATGCCAGCCTGTATCCGGAAATCAGGTCCTTACG CTACCCCAAGCCGGGCACTCAGAATCCCACGGTAACCCTACGAGTGGCTGACCTAAAGGATCCGCTGAAAGTTCACATCACCGACCTGCATCCTCCTCAGATTATAGCCAATGA AGATCACTACTTCAGCAGTGCCAGTTGGGTGAGTCACTCGAAGATCGCGGTGGTGTGGCTAAATCGTCCGCAAAACATCTCGGTGGTCAGTGTGTGTAAGGCTCCATTGTTCCAGTGCATCGAG ACCCACCGGGTGAGCGGAGATGGACGTGGTTGGGTGGACACTGTCGCAGTGCCGCTGTTTGCCGCCAATGCCAGCATCTACGTGGCCATATCCCCGCTACGAGATGGACTGTTTG GCTATTTCCGGCACATTGTGCACGTGGACATCGACAAGAACCGCGTGCTGCCCCTCACCCATGGGCCGTACGAAGTGAATCGATTGCTGCACTGGGATCAGCTGGATAATTGGAT TTACTTTCTGGGAACTCCGGAGCGTCTTCCTTCGCAGCAGCATCTGTATCGCGTATCCGCCCTGCCGGCCCGCCAAGGTCAGGCGCTTCGCTCACCCGACTGTCTGACTTGTCCGGCAGTGTCGCAGTGGTCCGAGGGCTACGACGAAGGTCACACCAAGTCGCCGCCCAAGCTGGTGACCGCCTGGGACGATGACTGGGAGGATTCCGAGGAAGCGGAGGCTCAACCGCCGCAGCCAGCTCTGCCGGTGGAGCAACAGCCTCCGGGGCGGGGTCAAAGTGCTCCACTGCCACCGCCTCCCAGTGATTGCCTGTACCACGAGGCGAAGTTTCCAATTTCGCGGCAGGCGAAGTACGTACTAATCGATTGCCTGGGACCAGTGGTACCCACCTCCATACTATACGGCTTGAAATCCGCCGCTGCGGACAGTGCCAAGACGAAACGACACAGCACCCAGCAGGAAGAACCACCCACGGAGGGTGGTGATGAGAAACCAGGGGAGGAGCCGAAGTCTCAGTTCCTGGAACTCCTGGTCATCGTGCAGAATAACACGCGCTTGAAGGAGAAGATGGCCAAGACGGCTATGCCGCAAATCAAGACCTTCCCCGTGATGATCTCCGGCGGTTATCATGCCCAGGTTCGACTATATCTGCCGCCTGTGCTGCGCGAGGACGAGATAACACGGTATCCCACCATTCTGCATGTTTACTCCGGACCCGGCAGTCAGCTGGTCACCGATCACTGGCACGTCGATTGGAACACCTATTTGTCCGGCAGCAAGGATTACATTGTCGTTGAGATCGACGGACGGGGATCTGCTGGACAGGGCTACCAGCTGCTCCACGAGGTCTACAAGCGTCTGGGCAGCGTGGAGGTCTCCGATCAACTGGAGGTGAGCGAGTACCTCAGGGATAACCTGCACTTCATCGACTCACGCAGAATGGGCGTCTGGGGCTGGAGTTACGGAGGATACACAGCCGCATTGGCCCTCGCCGGACAGCAGTCCATTTTCCAGTGCGGCATCAGTGTGTCACCGGTTACCAATTGGAAGTTATATG ATTCCACGTATGCGGAACGCTATCTGAGTTTCCCCAACGTGACGGACAACTACAAGGGCTACGAGGAGAGTGACCTGTCCAAGTACGTGGACAACCTGCGGGATCGCCAGTTCCTGCTGGTCCACGGAACCGCCGACGATAATGTCCATGTGCAGCAATCTATGGTCCTGGCCCGTTCTCTGACCAGCAAGGGAGTGCTCTATAAGCAGCAGATATATCCGGATGAGGGGCACAGCCTTTCGGGGGTTAAGCGGCACTTGTACCGCTCGATGACCGCCTTCTTTGAGGATTGTTTCAAGAAACTG ATcgatcagcaacaacaaaatcaaacaGATTCCATGGATTTTCTGGACTTTCATAGTTTTTATGGTCGCTAA